One window of Fusobacterium polymorphum genomic DNA carries:
- a CDS encoding ABC transporter ATP-binding protein: MDNREVLLEVKNVSKIYGDLHALKEVSFQVRKGEWVAIMGSSGSGKSTMMNIIGCMDKPSIGEVILDGQDITKESQNSLTKIRREKIGLIFQQFHLIPYLTALENVMVAQYYHSIPDEQEALQALERVGLKDRAKHLPSQLSGGEQQRVCIARALINSPEIILADEPTGNLDEVNEKIVIDILTQLHKEGSTIIVVTHDLEVGDVAERKIILEYGKIVDVIDQKQYGKKK, from the coding sequence ATGGATAATCGTGAAGTTTTATTGGAAGTAAAAAATGTGTCTAAAATATATGGAGATTTACATGCTTTAAAAGAAGTTAGTTTTCAAGTAAGAAAAGGTGAATGGGTTGCTATAATGGGTTCATCAGGTTCTGGAAAATCAACTATGATGAATATTATAGGTTGTATGGATAAACCAAGCATAGGTGAAGTTATCTTAGATGGGCAAGATATTACAAAAGAAAGTCAAAACTCTTTAACAAAAATAAGAAGAGAAAAAATTGGATTAATATTTCAACAATTCCATTTGATTCCTTACTTAACTGCTCTTGAAAATGTAATGGTTGCTCAATATTATCATAGCATTCCAGATGAACAAGAAGCATTACAAGCTCTTGAAAGAGTTGGACTTAAAGATAGAGCAAAGCATTTACCTAGTCAGTTATCTGGTGGAGAACAACAAAGAGTATGTATAGCAAGAGCTTTAATCAATAGCCCTGAAATAATACTTGCAGATGAACCAACAGGAAACCTTGATGAAGTAAATGAAAAAATTGTTATAGATATATTGACACAACTTCATAAAGAAGGTTCAACAATTATTGTTGTAACACATGATTTAGAAGTTGGAGATGTGGCAGAAAGAAAAATAATATTAGAATATGGTAAAATTGTAGATGTAATAGATCAAAAACAATATGGAAAGAAGAAATAA
- a CDS encoding ABC transporter permease — MTKRQMYIKLVVSSLIRRKARMIVALLAVAIGATIMSGLVTIYYDIPRQLGKEFRSYGANFVVLPAGNEKITDTEFNEIKNEMSSQKIVGMAPYRYETTKINQQPYILTGTDMIEVKKNSPFWYIEGEWATNDDENNVMIGKEISKKLNLQIGETFIIEGPKAGTKVVASKQSDSAEESKKKDLNSDFYSKKLKVKGIITTGGAEESFIFLPITLLNEILEDNTKIDSIECSIEADSKQLDDLATKLKTADENITARPIKRVTQSQDIVLGKLQALVLLVNIVVLILTMISVSTTMMAVVAERRKEIGLKKALGAYDSEIKKEFLGEGSALGFIGGLLGVGLGFVFAQEVSLSVFGRAIEFQWLFAPITIIVSMIITTLACLYPVKKAMEIEPALVLKGE, encoded by the coding sequence ATGACTAAAAGACAAATGTATATAAAACTGGTTGTAAGTTCTCTTATTAGAAGAAAAGCAAGAATGATAGTTGCTTTACTTGCTGTGGCAATAGGGGCTACAATAATGTCAGGACTTGTAACTATTTACTATGATATTCCTAGACAATTAGGAAAAGAATTTAGATCTTATGGTGCAAACTTTGTTGTGCTACCAGCAGGAAATGAAAAAATAACTGATACTGAATTTAATGAAATAAAAAATGAAATGTCATCTCAAAAAATTGTAGGTATGGCACCATATAGGTATGAAACAACTAAAATTAATCAACAACCATATATTTTAACTGGGACTGATATGATAGAAGTTAAAAAGAACAGTCCATTCTGGTATATTGAAGGTGAATGGGCTACAAATGATGATGAAAATAATGTAATGATAGGTAAGGAAATTTCTAAAAAATTAAATTTACAAATTGGAGAAACTTTTATTATTGAAGGACCAAAAGCGGGTACAAAAGTTGTTGCTTCTAAACAATCTGATAGTGCTGAAGAAAGTAAAAAGAAAGATTTGAACTCTGATTTCTATTCAAAAAAATTGAAAGTAAAAGGTATTATTACAACAGGTGGAGCAGAAGAATCTTTTATCTTTTTACCTATAACACTTTTAAATGAAATTTTAGAAGATAATACTAAAATAGATAGTATTGAATGTTCAATAGAGGCTGATTCAAAGCAATTAGATGATTTAGCAACTAAATTAAAAACTGCTGATGAAAATATTACAGCTAGACCTATAAAGAGAGTTACACAATCTCAGGATATAGTTTTAGGAAAATTACAAGCTCTTGTACTACTTGTTAATATAGTTGTATTGATACTTACAATGATTTCAGTTAGTACAACAATGATGGCAGTTGTAGCAGAAAGAAGAAAAGAAATAGGACTTAAAAAAGCTCTTGGAGCTTATGATAGTGAAATTAAAAAAGAATTTTTAGGTGAAGGTTCAGCTCTTGGTTTCATTGGTGGACTTTTAGGAGTTGGCTTAGGTTTTGTATTTGCACAAGAAGTTAGTTTAAGTGTATTTGGTAGGGCAATAGAATTTCAATGGTTATTTGCTCCTATAACTATTATTGTGTCTATGATTATAACAACATTGGCTTGTTTGTATCCTGTTAAAAAAGCAATGGAAATTGAGCCAGCATTGGTATTAAAAGGAGAGTAA
- a CDS encoding ABC transporter permease produces the protein MFWRMVRGTLFRQKSKMLMIAFTVALGVSLATAMMNVMLGVGDKVNKELKTYGANITVMHKDASILDDLYGLSGEGVSNKFLSESEVPKIKQIFWGFAIVDFAPYLERSGEIEGVTNKIKIYGTWFEKHLVMPTGEEVDAGIKNLKTWWEVKGEWLKDDDLEGVMVGSLIAGKNNIKIGDTISVKGTNETKKLTVRGIINSGGDDDEAIYTVLKTTQDLFGLEDKITMIEVSALTTPDNDLAKKAAQDPNSLTISEYETWYCTAYVSSISYQIQEVLTDSVAKPNRQVAESEGTILNKTELLMLLICILSSFASALGISNLITASVIERSQEIGLIKAIGGTNRRIILLILTEIVLTGIFGGIFGYIAGIGFTQIIGKTVFSSYIEPAVIVVPIDIALVFAVTIIGSIPAIRYLLTLKPTEVLHGR, from the coding sequence ATGTTTTGGAGAATGGTAAGAGGAACATTATTTAGACAGAAAAGTAAAATGTTAATGATAGCATTTACAGTGGCATTAGGAGTATCTCTTGCAACAGCTATGATGAATGTTATGCTAGGGGTTGGAGATAAAGTTAATAAGGAATTAAAAACTTATGGTGCTAATATTACTGTAATGCACAAAGATGCTTCTATACTTGATGACCTATATGGTTTAAGTGGAGAAGGAGTATCTAATAAATTTTTATCAGAATCAGAAGTACCAAAGATAAAACAAATATTTTGGGGCTTTGCAATAGTTGATTTTGCTCCATATTTAGAAAGAAGTGGAGAAATAGAAGGAGTAACTAATAAGATAAAAATTTATGGAACTTGGTTTGAAAAACATTTAGTTATGCCAACAGGTGAAGAAGTTGATGCAGGTATTAAAAACTTAAAAACTTGGTGGGAAGTTAAAGGTGAATGGCTAAAAGATGATGATTTAGAAGGAGTTATGGTTGGTAGTCTTATAGCAGGAAAAAATAATATCAAAATTGGAGATACAATAAGTGTTAAAGGTACAAATGAAACTAAAAAACTTACTGTAAGAGGAATAATAAATTCTGGTGGAGATGATGATGAGGCTATCTATACAGTTTTAAAAACTACACAAGATTTATTTGGCTTAGAAGATAAGATTACTATGATAGAAGTTTCTGCTTTGACAACTCCTGATAATGATTTGGCTAAGAAGGCAGCTCAAGACCCTAATAGCTTAACTATATCTGAATATGAAACTTGGTACTGTACAGCTTATGTTAGCTCTATAAGTTATCAAATACAAGAAGTTTTAACAGACAGTGTGGCTAAACCTAATAGACAGGTTGCTGAATCAGAAGGAACAATTTTAAATAAAACAGAACTTTTAATGTTATTGATTTGTATTTTAAGTTCATTTGCCTCAGCTCTTGGAATTTCTAATTTAATAACTGCTTCTGTTATTGAAAGAAGCCAAGAAATTGGATTAATAAAAGCAATAGGTGGAACAAATAGAAGAATTATTTTACTTATATTAACAGAGATAGTTCTAACGGGAATATTTGGAGGAATATTTGGATATATTGCTGGTATAGGATTTACACAAATAATTGGAAAAACTGTATTCTCTTCATATATAGAGCCAGCAGTTATAGTTGTACCAATAGATATTGCTCTTGTATTTGCTGTTACAATAATAGGAAGTATCCCTGCAATCAGATACTTACTAACTTTAAAACCAACAGAAGTATTACATGGAAGATAG
- a CDS encoding Fe-S-containing protein, with amino-acid sequence MLKFYIDVINYLAIFAFLLGIITALLIKYKNLYLNIVVGLISLVGLGCSITMTVFKQLYPQKMVKISLQYNRWALAIGMGFMLVALLFQLLKTLKEKEGNKLCILSVISINFSTIAIWFLGFTIIPQVYAMTKEFVAFGEDSFGTQSLIRLGGFLLGLLTIFLIALSVQKVYFRLKPSLAKIFALLIYLVASLDFFLRGISALARLRFLKSSNPLVFNVMVLEDKSTAYIVILFAIVACIFSILLFKDSRKVIGTFKNNALLRLEKARLKNNKHWLTSLAFFSILSVFLITVIHSHITKPVALTPPQPYQEEGNMIVIPLTDVEDGHLHRFSYIATGGNNVRFIVVKKPKGGSYGVGLDACDICGLAGYYERNDEVVCKRCDVVMNKSTIGFKGGCNPVPFEYEIKDKKIYIDKATLEKEKDRFPVGD; translated from the coding sequence ATGTTAAAGTTTTACATAGATGTAATAAATTATCTTGCAATCTTTGCATTTCTTTTAGGTATTATTACAGCACTACTGATAAAATATAAGAATCTATATTTAAATATAGTTGTTGGGTTAATTTCATTAGTAGGGCTAGGTTGTTCAATTACAATGACTGTCTTTAAACAGTTATATCCACAGAAGATGGTAAAAATATCACTGCAATATAACAGGTGGGCATTGGCAATTGGAATGGGATTTATGCTAGTGGCTTTATTGTTTCAACTTTTAAAAACTTTAAAAGAGAAAGAAGGAAATAAGCTTTGTATTCTATCAGTTATAAGTATTAACTTTTCAACAATAGCTATATGGTTTTTAGGTTTTACAATAATCCCACAAGTATATGCAATGACAAAAGAGTTTGTCGCCTTTGGGGAAGATTCTTTTGGAACACAATCTTTAATTAGATTAGGTGGATTTTTATTAGGACTTTTAACAATATTTTTGATTGCTTTATCAGTTCAAAAAGTATATTTTCGTTTAAAGCCTAGTTTAGCAAAAATCTTTGCATTACTTATTTATTTGGTAGCAAGTTTAGACTTCTTTTTAAGAGGAATCTCAGCACTTGCAAGATTAAGGTTTTTAAAATCAAGTAATCCACTTGTATTTAATGTAATGGTTCTTGAAGATAAGAGTACAGCATATATAGTAATTTTATTTGCAATAGTAGCTTGTATTTTTTCAATATTATTATTTAAAGATAGTAGGAAGGTTATTGGAACATTTAAAAATAATGCCTTATTAAGATTAGAAAAAGCTAGACTTAAAAATAATAAACATTGGCTTACAAGTTTAGCATTTTTCTCAATACTATCTGTATTTTTAATAACTGTTATCCATAGTCATATAACAAAGCCTGTGGCATTAACTCCACCTCAACCTTATCAAGAGGAAGGAAATATGATAGTAATTCCTTTAACAGATGTTGAAGATGGACATTTACATAGATTTTCATATATAGCAACAGGTGGAAACAATGTTAGATTTATAGTTGTTAAGAAGCCAAAAGGTGGAAGCTATGGAGTGGGATTAGATGCCTGTGATATTTGTGGACTTGCAGGATATTATGAAAGAAATGATGAAGTAGTTTGTAAACGTTGTGATGTTGTAATGAATAAATCAACAATTGGTTTCAAAGGTGGATGTAATCCAGTACCATTTGAATATGAAATTAAAGATAAAAAAATATATATAGATAAAGCGACTTTAGAAAAAGAAAAAGATCGTTTTCCAGTGGGTGATTGA
- a CDS encoding enhanced serine sensitivity protein SseB, giving the protein MINIHENTENQRLKDLLKKMYKDNNPKLENEILEEIIMKVNFLNYINSNENETNFENINFNVLTTDDNKIYLPAFTDLEELSKWGIPSNMDTITLNFDNYVEIILENENIEGLVINPFGDSYILSREWLKELKDMKKERLKVNEVRIEANSKILIDEPKHCPTMMMEEIKNCCNSLGNINKAWLLEMMTEKDKSWLLILDFEGDKNYIFSKISQAARNYLGNMYLDMLPYEDDFARNSVQNYKAFYSKNK; this is encoded by the coding sequence ATGATTAATATACATGAAAATACAGAAAACCAAAGATTAAAAGATTTATTAAAAAAAATGTATAAAGATAATAATCCAAAATTAGAGAATGAAATTTTGGAAGAAATTATTATGAAAGTTAATTTTTTAAATTATATCAATTCAAATGAGAATGAAACAAACTTTGAAAATATAAACTTTAATGTTTTAACTACTGATGACAATAAAATTTATCTTCCTGCTTTTACAGATTTAGAAGAACTATCTAAATGGGGTATTCCCTCAAATATGGATACAATTACTTTAAATTTTGATAACTATGTTGAAATAATTTTAGAAAATGAAAATATAGAAGGATTAGTTATTAATCCTTTTGGAGATTCATATATACTTTCAAGAGAATGGTTAAAAGAATTAAAAGATATGAAAAAAGAAAGATTGAAAGTAAATGAAGTTAGAATTGAAGCTAATTCAAAAATATTAATAGATGAACCTAAACATTGCCCTACTATGATGATGGAAGAAATAAAAAATTGTTGTAATAGCTTAGGAAATATAAATAAGGCTTGGCTTTTAGAGATGATGACTGAAAAAGATAAAAGTTGGCTTTTAATTTTAGATTTTGAAGGAGATAAAAATTATATTTTCTCAAAAATAAGTCAAGCTGCTAGAAATTATCTTGGAAATATGTATTTAGATATGTTACCTTATGAAGATGATTTTGCAAGAAATTCTGTACAAAATTATAAAGCTTTTTACTCTAAAAATAAATAA
- a CDS encoding ABC transporter substrate-binding protein translates to MKKNIFFKKLLLSILLTFIFIACQKEENKEESIRTVSTVDIDSLNPYQVVSSASDQILLNVFEGLVMPGVDGTVVPALAESYEISEDGKTYTFTIRKGVKFHNGNDMDIKDIEFSLNYMSGKLGNNPTEALFENIEKIEILDDSHIAIHLSKPDSSFIYYMKEAIVPDENKDHLNDTAIGTGPYKIAEYQREQKLVLSKNEEYWGEKAKIPTVTILISPNSETNFLKLLSGEINFLTNIDPKRIPELDKYQILNSPSNLCLILSLNPKEKPFDDIEVRKAINLAIDKNKIIQLAMNGKGSPIYTNMSPVMSKFLWNAPEEKVDPQKAKQILEEKKLLPMEFTLKVPNSSKIYLDTAQSIREQLKDIGITVNLEVIEWATWLSDVYTNRKYVASLAGLAGKMEPDAILRRYTSTYAKNFTNFNNARYDMLIEEAKRTSNETKQVENYKEAQKILSEEQAAIFLMDPNTVIATEKGIEGFEFYPLPYLNFAKLYFKK, encoded by the coding sequence ATGAAAAAAAATATTTTTTTTAAAAAATTATTATTATCTATTTTATTGACTTTTATTTTTATTGCTTGTCAAAAAGAAGAAAATAAAGAGGAAAGTATTAGAACAGTTTCAACAGTAGATATTGATAGTTTAAATCCCTATCAAGTTGTTTCTAGTGCTTCTGACCAAATTCTTTTAAATGTATTTGAAGGATTAGTTATGCCAGGAGTAGATGGAACAGTTGTTCCTGCATTGGCAGAATCTTATGAAATCTCAGAAGATGGTAAAACATACACATTTACAATTAGAAAGGGAGTAAAATTTCACAATGGAAATGATATGGATATTAAGGATATAGAATTTTCATTAAATTATATGTCTGGAAAATTAGGTAATAATCCAACAGAAGCTCTCTTTGAAAATATTGAAAAGATAGAAATATTAGATGATTCACATATTGCAATTCATTTATCTAAACCTGACTCTAGTTTTATTTATTACATGAAAGAAGCAATAGTTCCTGATGAAAATAAAGATCATTTAAATGATACTGCAATAGGGACAGGACCATATAAAATTGCTGAATATCAAAGAGAACAAAAATTGGTTCTTAGTAAAAACGAAGAATATTGGGGAGAAAAAGCAAAAATCCCAACAGTTACTATCTTAATAAGTCCAAATTCAGAAACTAATTTTTTGAAATTATTATCTGGAGAAATAAATTTCTTAACAAACATTGACCCTAAGAGAATACCTGAATTAGATAAATATCAAATTCTTAATTCTCCTTCAAATCTATGTTTGATTTTATCATTAAATCCTAAGGAAAAACCTTTTGATGATATTGAAGTACGTAAAGCCATTAATCTTGCGATTGATAAAAATAAGATTATTCAATTAGCAATGAATGGAAAAGGAAGTCCAATTTATACAAATATGAGTCCTGTTATGTCAAAATTTTTATGGAATGCACCAGAAGAAAAGGTAGATCCTCAAAAAGCAAAACAAATTTTAGAAGAAAAGAAATTATTACCTATGGAATTTACTTTAAAAGTTCCAAATAGCTCTAAGATTTATTTAGATACTGCTCAATCTATTAGAGAACAATTAAAAGACATAGGAATTACAGTTAATTTAGAAGTAATTGAATGGGCAACTTGGCTTTCTGATGTCTATACTAACAGAAAATATGTAGCAAGCTTAGCTGGTTTAGCTGGAAAAATGGAGCCTGATGCTATTTTAAGAAGATACACTTCTACTTATGCAAAAAACTTTACAAATTTTAATAATGCAAGATATGATATGCTAATAGAAGAAGCTAAAAGAACTTCAAATGAAACAAAACAAGTTGAAAATTATAAGGAAGCTCAGAAAATTTTATCTGAAGAACAAGCAGCTATTTTTCTTATGGATCCAAATACTGTTATTGCAACTGAAAAAGGAATCGAGGGATTTGAATTTTATCCATTACCATATTTAAATTTTGCAAAACTATACTTTAAAAAATAA
- a CDS encoding ABC transporter permease has translation MYYIKKIFRMFLSVFSIGTLSFLLLELIPGEPETTILGIEASAKDLENLREQLGLNLSFGTRYWNWLCGVFQGDLGISFKYKEPVFKLIIERLPLTLKIAFISIFIIFLVSIPLSFFLHNTKNKRIKKIGESIFSIFISIPSFWLGIIFMYLFGIILKWTSTGYNNSWQSLILPCLVISIPKIGWISMHLYSNLYKELREDYIKYLYSNGMKKIYLNFYILKNAFLPIIPLTGMLLLELITGVVIIEQIFSIPGIGRLLVQSVLMRDIPLIQGLIFYTSTFVVLLNFVIDILYSLLDPRIQVGEQ, from the coding sequence ATGTATTATATAAAAAAAATTTTCAGAATGTTTTTAAGTGTTTTTTCTATTGGAACTCTTTCTTTTTTACTTTTAGAATTGATTCCAGGAGAACCAGAAACTACTATTTTAGGAATAGAAGCTAGTGCAAAGGACCTTGAAAATTTAAGAGAACAATTGGGATTAAACTTAAGTTTTGGAACAAGATATTGGAATTGGCTTTGTGGAGTCTTTCAAGGCGATTTAGGAATTTCCTTTAAGTATAAGGAACCTGTTTTTAAACTAATTATAGAAAGGCTTCCCTTGACACTTAAGATTGCTTTTATTTCTATATTTATTATTTTCTTGGTATCTATACCTTTGTCTTTTTTCTTACATAATACTAAAAATAAAAGAATTAAAAAGATAGGAGAATCTATTTTTAGCATATTTATTTCTATACCTTCTTTTTGGTTAGGAATTATATTTATGTACCTATTTGGAATTATTTTAAAATGGACATCAACAGGATATAATAACTCTTGGCAGTCATTAATACTTCCTTGTCTAGTTATTTCAATTCCTAAAATAGGTTGGATAAGTATGCATTTATACTCTAATTTATATAAAGAATTGAGAGAAGATTATATTAAGTATCTTTATTCTAATGGAATGAAAAAAATTTATTTGAATTTTTATATATTAAAAAATGCTTTTTTACCAATTATTCCTTTAACAGGAATGTTACTATTAGAATTAATTACGGGAGTTGTTATCATAGAACAAATTTTTTCTATCCCTGGAATTGGGAGACTTTTAGTCCAATCTGTTTTAATGAGAGATATTCCTTTAATACAAGGTTTAATTTTTTACACATCAACTTTTGTGGTTCTTTTAAATTTTGTAATAGACATTCTATATTCTTTATTAGACCCAAGAATCCAAGTAGGTGAGCAGTAA
- a CDS encoding ABC transporter permease, with protein sequence MKKWPYFILILVGIIFCIFFYQNPYKISENFTLLKPSFQHILGTDNLGRDIFSRLLLGTFYSIFISFSAILFAGIIGSVLGSIAGYFGGYIDDFFLFISEIFMSIPVILVTLGIIVLLNNGFHSIILALFVLYMPRTLSYVRGLVKREKHKNYIKIARIYGVSNFRIMRRHITPNIIVPILVNFSTNFAGAILTEASLGYLGFGIQPPYPTLGNMLNESQSYFLLAPWFTILPGLMILFLVYKINQISRKYQEKK encoded by the coding sequence ATGAAAAAATGGCCATATTTTATATTAATTCTAGTGGGAATTATATTCTGTATTTTCTTTTATCAAAATCCATATAAGATTTCAGAAAACTTTACTTTATTAAAACCTAGTTTTCAACATATTTTAGGAACAGATAATTTAGGAAGAGATATTTTTAGTCGTTTACTATTAGGAACTTTTTATAGTATTTTTATTTCTTTTAGTGCTATTTTATTTGCAGGCATTATAGGGAGTGTATTAGGATCTATTGCAGGCTATTTTGGGGGCTATATTGATGATTTCTTTCTGTTTATTTCAGAAATTTTTATGTCAATTCCAGTAATATTAGTTACTTTAGGAATTATTGTACTTTTAAATAATGGTTTTCATTCTATTATCTTGGCACTTTTTGTGTTATATATGCCAAGGACACTTTCTTATGTTAGAGGTTTAGTAAAAAGAGAAAAACATAAAAACTATATCAAGATAGCAAGAATTTATGGGGTTAGTAATTTTAGAATTATGAGAAGACATATTACTCCTAATATTATTGTTCCAATTCTAGTAAATTTCTCAACAAATTTTGCAGGAGCTATTCTAACTGAAGCTAGTTTAGGATATTTAGGCTTTGGAATTCAACCTCCTTATCCTACTTTAGGAAATATGCTAAATGAATCACAATCTTATTTCTTATTGGCTCCTTGGTTTACAATCTTACCAGGACTTATGATTTTATTTTTAGTCTATAAGATAAATCAAATTTCAAGAAAATATCAGGAGAAAAAGTGA
- a CDS encoding dipeptide/oligopeptide/nickel ABC transporter ATP-binding protein: MEILKIKNLNLKIREKEILKNVSLEIKEGEVIGLIGESGSGKTIFTKYILGILPLAAQYTQETFEVVPKVGAIFQNAFTSLNPTMKIGKQLKHLYVSHYDTQENWKEKIESLLEDVGLDKNRNFLDKYPYELSGGEQQRIVIMGALIGEPSFLIADEVTTALDVETKMEIVKFLKGLQKKLNISILFITHDLSTLKNFADKIYVMYHGEILGEDHPYRKQLFQLSQDVWRRKQ, translated from the coding sequence ATGGAAATATTAAAAATAAAAAATCTAAATCTTAAAATTCGTGAAAAAGAAATCTTAAAAAATGTTTCTTTAGAAATAAAAGAGGGAGAAGTCATAGGATTAATAGGAGAATCAGGAAGTGGGAAAACTATTTTTACCAAATATATTTTAGGTATTCTTCCCTTAGCTGCTCAGTATACTCAAGAAACTTTTGAAGTTGTTCCAAAAGTAGGAGCTATTTTCCAAAATGCTTTTACTTCCTTAAACCCAACAATGAAAATAGGAAAACAATTAAAACATCTTTATGTTTCTCACTATGATACTCAAGAAAATTGGAAAGAAAAAATAGAAAGCTTATTAGAAGATGTTGGTCTGGATAAAAATAGAAATTTTTTAGATAAATACCCTTATGAATTAAGTGGTGGGGAACAACAGAGAATTGTTATTATGGGAGCTTTGATAGGTGAACCTAGTTTTTTAATTGCAGATGAAGTAACTACTGCTTTGGATGTAGAAACAAAAATGGAAATTGTGAAATTCTTAAAAGGATTACAGAAGAAACTTAACATATCAATTTTATTTATAACCCATGATTTATCTACTTTAAAAAATTTTGCTGATAAAATTTATGTTATGTATCATGGAGAAATTCTTGGTGAAGATCATCCTTATAGAAAACAATTATTTCAACTTTCTCAAGATGTTTGGAGGAGAAAACAATAA
- a CDS encoding ABC transporter ATP-binding protein has protein sequence MLLTVENLTKVYIKKKIINNVSFSMKKGEILGVLGKSGAGKSTIGKILLQLSRPTTGTILFEGKALSEVPRKDIQAIFQDPYSALNPSLKIGEILEEPLIANGRFSKEERRKKVEETLVKVGLLESDYGKYPEELSGGQQQRVCIAGAIILSPKLIICDEPIASLDLAIQVQILDLINKINQEEGISFIFITHNLPAVYRIADRILLLYHGEVQEIQEVEEFFRNPKSEYGKKFLQHLNLTKNVTNVTDFFI, from the coding sequence ATGCTATTAACTGTGGAAAATTTAACTAAAGTATATATAAAAAAGAAAATAATAAATAATGTTTCATTTTCTATGAAAAAAGGTGAAATTCTTGGAGTATTAGGTAAATCAGGTGCTGGTAAATCAACTATAGGAAAAATATTACTCCAGTTATCAAGACCAACAACAGGAACTATTTTGTTTGAGGGAAAAGCTCTGTCAGAAGTTCCTAGAAAAGATATTCAAGCAATTTTTCAAGATCCTTATAGTGCATTGAATCCAAGTTTAAAAATAGGGGAGATTTTAGAAGAACCTCTTATAGCCAATGGGAGATTTTCAAAGGAGGAAAGAAGAAAAAAAGTTGAAGAAACTCTTGTAAAAGTGGGACTTTTAGAATCTGATTATGGGAAATACCCTGAAGAATTATCTGGTGGACAACAACAAAGAGTTTGTATTGCAGGAGCAATTATCTTATCTCCAAAACTAATTATTTGTGATGAACCCATTGCTTCTTTGGATTTAGCAATTCAAGTACAAATACTAGATTTAATTAATAAAATAAATCAAGAAGAGGGAATTAGTTTTATTTTTATTACACATAATCTACCAGCTGTTTATAGGATAGCTGATAGAATATTACTTTTATATCATGGAGAAGTACAAGAAATTCAAGAGGTAGAAGAATTTTTTAGAAATCCTAAAAGTGAATATGGAAAAAAATTTTTACAACATTTAAATTTAACTAAAAATGTAACAAATGTTACAGATTTTTTCATTTAA